A section of the Streptomyces xinghaiensis S187 genome encodes:
- the tap gene encoding telomere-associated protein Tap: protein MSELFEAVDALVERRATLPPPAERERLRKAHGLTREQVAEALGVRRTTVVNWEAGRTEPRPPQRQAYIRLLDRLAALHPAPAEPAEPVRPAPAEPRQPGESAESAGSGGTPDAAPPPAAAGPAGTGPRASGGAAATRAAVPGRSADRGPATPRESAQDPSAGSPFADGPLVVLDGDGTAYGVGGLVLECPAKTVPELVEWALGEARLGAERLHPAGRDADPLVVLTAAAAARLGLPPDLEDRRTWRLPEDHPVVRRITRAGWRLTRRGFGPWPRIYRPAADGRRRCVQLAVLPFGALDPRSWPGAEDLPAPRLAQVLGDYAARVLTPRGSCAVNGLELMTALRPPTRPVREEGGDRWVPGPVPGSLTAAVDPAPPEAPGEHPVAAGRPAGQELDEEAHDWIRDPQLLTDAECGRAYAVGLDVNMAFAAAANRLPVGLGAPVHVREPRFDKKVPGCWYADLSGIGLDPRLPNPFTPHGDPPEGPAWYATPTLAYAAELGHDVRPSEAWVRPEHGPYLDPWYQRLRDAYLATMERLGVTPGMPEAEFLAAMERHRRADPGQAAVLSAVKATVKGGIGKLRERPQGRGHRPGQRWPALERPTWRPDIRAAVIASARVNMHRKMRKLAEGAGLYPVAVLSDCAVYLSDGPSPLDVLPRTPDGAPLPGGFRLGVNPGMVKHEGTRSLLWAAELLDAGHNPARHIKTGGAGEAEE, encoded by the coding sequence GTGTCCGAGTTGTTCGAAGCGGTCGACGCGCTGGTCGAACGGCGGGCCACGCTCCCGCCGCCCGCCGAGCGGGAGCGGCTGCGGAAGGCGCACGGCCTGACCCGGGAGCAGGTCGCCGAAGCCCTGGGCGTGCGCCGGACGACGGTCGTCAACTGGGAGGCGGGGCGCACCGAGCCCCGGCCGCCGCAGCGACAGGCGTACATCCGCCTGCTGGACCGGCTCGCCGCGCTCCATCCGGCACCCGCGGAGCCTGCGGAGCCCGTGCGGCCCGCGCCCGCGGAGCCCCGACAGCCCGGGGAATCCGCGGAGTCCGCCGGGTCCGGCGGAACCCCGGACGCCGCTCCTCCGCCCGCGGCCGCCGGCCCGGCCGGGACCGGGCCCCGCGCCTCCGGCGGCGCCGCCGCCACCCGGGCCGCCGTACCGGGCCGGTCCGCGGACCGGGGACCGGCCACGCCCCGCGAAAGCGCCCAGGACCCCTCCGCCGGCTCGCCGTTCGCGGACGGCCCGCTCGTGGTGCTGGACGGGGACGGCACCGCGTACGGGGTCGGCGGCCTCGTCCTGGAGTGCCCCGCGAAGACCGTGCCGGAGCTGGTGGAATGGGCCCTCGGTGAGGCCCGGCTCGGCGCGGAGCGGCTGCACCCCGCCGGCCGGGACGCGGATCCGCTGGTCGTGCTGACCGCCGCCGCGGCGGCGCGTCTCGGCCTGCCGCCCGACCTGGAGGACCGGCGCACCTGGCGGCTGCCGGAGGACCACCCCGTCGTCCGTCGGATCACCCGCGCCGGATGGCGGCTCACGCGGCGCGGCTTCGGGCCCTGGCCGCGGATCTACCGGCCCGCGGCCGACGGCCGGCGCCGGTGCGTGCAGCTGGCCGTGCTGCCCTTCGGCGCGCTCGACCCCCGCTCCTGGCCCGGTGCGGAGGATCTGCCCGCGCCCCGGCTCGCCCAGGTCCTGGGCGACTACGCGGCCCGGGTCCTCACCCCGCGCGGTTCGTGCGCCGTCAACGGCCTGGAGCTGATGACGGCGCTGCGGCCCCCGACCCGTCCGGTGCGCGAGGAGGGCGGGGACCGCTGGGTGCCCGGCCCCGTCCCCGGCTCGCTCACGGCCGCTGTCGACCCGGCGCCCCCGGAGGCGCCCGGGGAACACCCCGTCGCCGCGGGCCGCCCCGCCGGCCAGGAGCTGGACGAGGAGGCCCACGACTGGATCCGCGATCCCCAGCTGCTCACCGACGCCGAGTGCGGCCGGGCGTACGCGGTCGGACTGGACGTCAACATGGCCTTCGCCGCCGCCGCCAACCGGCTGCCGGTGGGCCTCGGTGCCCCGGTCCACGTACGGGAGCCGCGCTTCGACAAGAAGGTCCCCGGCTGCTGGTACGCGGACCTCTCCGGCATCGGCCTCGACCCGCGCCTGCCGAACCCGTTCACCCCGCACGGCGACCCCCCGGAGGGACCGGCCTGGTACGCCACGCCCACCCTGGCGTACGCGGCGGAACTCGGCCACGACGTGCGGCCGTCGGAGGCCTGGGTCCGGCCGGAGCACGGGCCCTATCTGGACCCCTGGTACCAGCGGCTGCGCGACGCCTACCTCGCCACGATGGAACGCCTCGGCGTCACCCCGGGCATGCCGGAGGCCGAGTTCCTCGCCGCGATGGAGCGGCACCGGCGGGCCGACCCCGGCCAGGCCGCGGTGCTGTCCGCCGTGAAGGCCACGGTCAAGGGCGGCATCGGGAAGCTCCGCGAACGCCCCCAGGGCCGTGGCCACCGGCCCGGTCAGCGGTGGCCCGCGCTGGAACGCCCCACCTGGCGCCCGGACATCCGCGCCGCCGTGATCGCCTCGGCCCGGGTCAACATGCACCGCAAGATGCGCAAGCTGGCCGAGGGCGCGGGCCTGTACCCGGTCGCCGTCCTCTCCGACTGCGCCGTCTACCTCTCCGACGGCCCGTCCCCGCTGGACGTCCTGCCGCGCACGCCCGACGGGGCGCCGCTGCCCGGCGGGTTCCGGCTCGGCGTCAACCCGGGGATGGTCAAGCACGAGGGCACCCGGTCCCTGCTGTGGGCCGCGGAACTGCTCGACGCCGGGCACAACCCGGCCCGCCACATCAAGACCGGCGGCGCCGGCGAAGCAGAGGAGTGA
- a CDS encoding VOC family protein, which yields MEQRISLITLGVADVARSRAFYERLGWRGQETEGTVFFQAGGLGLVLWSRDALARDSGVEDTRADGFGGIALAHNLRSPGEVDELLAAAREAGATVTRPGAATFYGGYAGAFTDPDGHVWEIAHNPGFPLAEDGSLTIPDLGGTQLS from the coding sequence ATGGAACAGCGCATCAGCCTGATCACTCTGGGTGTCGCCGACGTGGCCCGCTCCCGGGCGTTCTACGAGCGTCTCGGCTGGCGGGGCCAGGAAACCGAGGGCACGGTCTTCTTCCAGGCGGGCGGCCTCGGCCTGGTCCTCTGGAGCCGCGACGCGCTCGCGCGGGACTCGGGTGTCGAGGACACCCGGGCGGACGGGTTCGGCGGGATCGCCCTCGCCCACAACCTGCGCTCCCCCGGGGAGGTCGACGAACTCCTTGCGGCGGCCCGGGAAGCGGGCGCCACCGTCACCCGGCCCGGGGCCGCCACCTTCTACGGCGGCTACGCGGGCGCGTTCACCGACCCCGACGGCCATGTCTGGGAGATCGCCCACAATCCGGGCTTCCCCCTCGCCGAGGACGGCTCGCTCACCATTCCGGACCTCGGCGGAACCCAGCTGTCCTGA
- a CDS encoding YybH family protein: MTGTGTGSGTGARERATTPEDVTRLFVERANARDAEGLAELYAPDAVLAFPPGAVTAGREAIRAVCERMLEHAPLPFPREEPLPTVRHGDLALTSTRSADGTGGRVQVVRREPDGSWLRIIDRPEMPGTPS; this comes from the coding sequence ATGACCGGGACAGGAACCGGAAGCGGCACCGGCGCGCGGGAACGCGCCACCACCCCCGAGGACGTCACCCGGCTGTTCGTGGAGCGCGCCAACGCCCGTGACGCCGAGGGACTGGCCGAGCTCTACGCCCCCGACGCGGTGCTCGCCTTCCCGCCCGGGGCCGTCACGGCCGGCCGGGAGGCGATCCGCGCCGTGTGCGAGCGGATGCTGGAGCACGCACCGCTGCCGTTCCCCCGGGAGGAGCCGCTGCCCACGGTCCGCCACGGCGACCTCGCCCTCACCTCGACGCGCTCCGCGGACGGCACGGGCGGCAGGGTACAGGTCGTACGCCGGGAGCCGGACGGCAGCTGGCTGCGGATCATCGACCGGCCGGAGATGCCGGGCACCCCGTCCTGA
- a CDS encoding LysR family transcriptional regulator, with the protein MELRQLAYFVAVAEERNFTRAAERLHVAQPGVSAQIRRLEREFGQELFDRSGRTVRLTAAGAAVLPHARTALAAADGARSAVEELTGLLRGTVAIGSVTSHKVDLPGLLADFHRDHPAVEITLTEETTDRLVDGVRTGRLDAAVISVGETVPDGLASVVVDDQPIVAAVAAGHELAVHARLPLAALRGHALISLPGGTGLRARLDEACAAAGFTPRIAFEAGDPGVLAELAARGLGVAILPAVVAAARPDRLRGVALTRPDLRGRLVFAWRAGGPAGPAGRALVGRARAALRSTGR; encoded by the coding sequence ATGGAACTGCGCCAGCTCGCCTACTTCGTGGCCGTGGCCGAGGAGCGGAACTTCACCCGGGCCGCCGAGCGGCTCCATGTGGCGCAGCCCGGGGTGAGCGCGCAGATCCGCCGCCTGGAACGGGAGTTCGGGCAGGAGTTGTTCGACCGCTCCGGACGCACGGTGCGGCTCACCGCGGCCGGTGCCGCCGTCCTCCCCCACGCGCGGACCGCCCTCGCGGCGGCGGACGGCGCCCGGTCCGCCGTCGAGGAGCTGACCGGTCTGCTCCGGGGCACGGTGGCGATCGGCAGCGTCACCTCGCACAAGGTGGATCTGCCCGGTCTCCTCGCCGACTTCCACCGGGACCATCCGGCCGTGGAGATCACCCTGACCGAGGAGACGACGGACCGGCTGGTCGACGGCGTGCGCACGGGGCGGCTCGACGCGGCGGTGATCAGCGTGGGAGAGACGGTTCCGGACGGTCTCGCGTCGGTGGTGGTGGACGACCAGCCGATCGTCGCCGCGGTCGCCGCAGGCCACGAACTCGCCGTCCACGCGCGCCTCCCGCTCGCCGCGCTCCGCGGCCACGCGCTGATCAGCCTGCCCGGCGGCACGGGCCTGCGCGCCCGGCTGGACGAGGCCTGCGCGGCGGCCGGCTTCACCCCCCGGATCGCGTTCGAGGCCGGTGATCCGGGGGTGCTCGCCGAGCTCGCGGCCCGCGGGCTGGGGGTGGCGATCCTGCCCGCCGTGGTCGCCGCGGCGCGGCCGGACCGGCTGCGGGGAGTCGCCCTCACACGGCCGGATCTGCGCGGGCGGCTGGTCTTCGCGTGGCGTGCCGGCGGCCCGGCGGGCCCGGCGGGCCGGGCCCTGGTCGGCCGTGCCCGCGCGGCCCTGCGGAGCACCGGCCGGTGA
- a CDS encoding MerR family transcriptional regulator: MAAEDPSNTTTDPLEDDDYPAYTMGRAAEIIGTTPAFLRAVGDARLITPLRSAGGHRRYSRYQLRIAARARELVDQGTPIEAACRIIILEDQLEEARRINERLRGAESPSGR, from the coding sequence GTGGCAGCGGAAGACCCTTCGAACACCACGACCGATCCCCTGGAAGACGACGACTACCCGGCCTACACCATGGGCCGCGCGGCGGAAATCATCGGCACCACCCCCGCCTTCCTCCGGGCCGTGGGGGACGCGCGGCTGATCACCCCGCTCCGCTCGGCGGGCGGCCACCGCCGCTATTCCCGCTATCAGCTGCGGATCGCCGCCCGGGCCCGCGAACTCGTCGACCAGGGAACCCCGATCGAGGCGGCCTGCCGGATCATCATCCTGGAGGACCAGCTCGAAGAGGCCCGGCGCATCAACGAGCGGCTGCGCGGCGCGGAGTCCCCGTCCGGCCGCTGA
- a CDS encoding NAD(P)-dependent oxidoreductase has protein sequence MGTERVKKVCIVGASGKLGQYMVRHALERGYEVVGVCRERSVPKLAAFDGRMTVVPGPTNDPEVMRRAVAGCDGVLTVLVPWGVQQYASGTAQAVLDHARPGARLVFSCGWHITRDGKDRYSWSFRAAVRIAARVAKLLRYVEIDDQVEACRRVFASDTRWTVVRGSSLEEGESQGLPVWSRHVGDPVLAGNLTRRVDFALFMVEALTDDTLVHEAPAIVGRLTPGALAHAGEAGVRS, from the coding sequence ATGGGCACGGAACGTGTGAAGAAGGTCTGCATCGTCGGGGCTTCGGGGAAGCTCGGGCAGTACATGGTCCGGCACGCGCTGGAGCGCGGTTACGAGGTGGTCGGCGTCTGCCGGGAGCGCAGCGTGCCGAAACTGGCCGCCTTCGACGGCCGGATGACCGTCGTCCCCGGACCCACGAACGACCCGGAGGTGATGCGGCGCGCGGTCGCCGGGTGCGACGGGGTGCTGACGGTGCTGGTGCCCTGGGGGGTGCAGCAGTACGCGTCGGGGACGGCGCAGGCGGTGCTCGACCACGCGCGGCCGGGCGCGCGCCTGGTCTTCTCCTGCGGCTGGCACATCACGCGCGACGGCAAGGACCGCTACTCGTGGAGCTTCCGGGCGGCCGTCCGGATCGCCGCCCGGGTGGCGAAGCTCCTCCGGTACGTCGAGATCGACGACCAGGTGGAGGCGTGCCGCCGGGTGTTCGCCAGTGACACCCGGTGGACCGTGGTGCGCGGCAGTTCCCTGGAGGAGGGCGAGAGCCAGGGCCTCCCCGTCTGGAGCCGGCACGTGGGGGACCCGGTGCTGGCCGGCAATCTGACGCGCCGTGTGGACTTCGCGCTGTTCATGGTGGAGGCGCTCACCGACGACACGCTCGTCCACGAGGCCCCGGCGATCGTCGGCCGCCTCACCCCCGGCGCGCTCGCCCACGCCGGCGAGGCGGGCGTCCGCTCCTGA
- a CDS encoding TetR/AcrR family transcriptional regulator, with protein sequence MREGGRGRRGTLSRERVIRTAMAVADEKGSAALTMRAVAGPLGVEAMSLYHHVAGREDLLDGMVDAVFGEIELPPRGTDWKSAMRRRAVSARAALRRHPWAVALMDSRTRPGPATLRHHDTVLGTLRAGGFSVPMAAHAFSLIDSYLYGFVIQELSLPFSGPAELDEVAGAILREMPADAYPHLTELATEHALKPGYDYADEFTFGLALILDALHPDEDGSA encoded by the coding sequence ATGCGCGAGGGAGGCAGAGGGCGGCGCGGGACGCTCAGCCGCGAGCGGGTGATCCGTACGGCGATGGCGGTGGCGGACGAGAAGGGCTCGGCCGCGCTCACGATGCGGGCCGTCGCCGGGCCGCTGGGCGTCGAGGCGATGTCGCTCTACCACCACGTCGCCGGCCGGGAGGACCTCCTCGACGGCATGGTGGACGCGGTGTTCGGCGAGATCGAACTGCCACCGCGCGGCACGGACTGGAAGAGCGCCATGCGCCGGCGCGCGGTATCCGCCCGCGCCGCGCTCCGGCGCCATCCGTGGGCCGTCGCCCTGATGGACTCCCGCACCCGGCCCGGCCCGGCGACCCTGCGCCACCACGACACCGTGCTCGGCACGTTGCGCGCCGGAGGGTTCTCCGTCCCGATGGCCGCGCACGCCTTCTCGCTGATCGACAGCTATCTGTACGGCTTCGTCATCCAGGAGCTGAGCCTGCCGTTCAGCGGCCCGGCCGAGCTGGACGAGGTCGCCGGCGCCATCCTGCGCGAGATGCCCGCCGACGCCTACCCGCACCTCACCGAACTCGCCACCGAGCACGCCCTCAAACCCGGCTACGACTACGCCGACGAGTTCACCTTCGGCCTCGCCCTCATCCTCGACGCCCTGCACCCGGACGAGGACGGGAGCGCCTGA
- a CDS encoding PP2C family protein-serine/threonine phosphatase, which translates to MCDTARMLTSLLEASHTASLEQLPSLVAGHADRVGLHRLRIYVADLQENVLREVTGRGPDAGAGGRQLRINATLPGRAFQSARILPAVIGGRRQYWVPVLDGTERIGVLSCEPAEPGPETEEVLSGLASLLGLLLVSKRAVSDSLARLCRTRPMTVSAEMQWTLMPPKTFANHRMMISAAMEPAYEIAGDAFDYAEADGTAHLALFDAMGHDTAAGLTANLAVAACRSARRQGADLPRVREIIEHTLIEQFGRSRYATGILADLDLGTGMLSWINCGHLPPVVIRGGRTATALRRRPTHPLGTGLGLPVTVCRDQLEPGDRLLLYTDGITEARGAGGEEFGVQRFTDFIIRHEADKLPVPETLRRLVQAVLDYHGGTMRDDATVLVCEWPGATAGHLRP; encoded by the coding sequence ATGTGCGACACCGCCAGGATGCTGACCTCGCTGCTCGAGGCCAGTCACACGGCCAGCCTCGAGCAACTGCCGTCCCTGGTGGCCGGGCACGCGGACCGCGTGGGTCTGCATCGTCTGCGGATCTATGTGGCCGATCTGCAGGAGAACGTCCTGCGGGAGGTGACCGGCCGCGGCCCCGACGCCGGTGCGGGCGGCCGGCAGCTGCGGATCAACGCCACCCTGCCGGGCCGCGCCTTCCAGAGCGCCCGGATCCTCCCCGCCGTCATCGGCGGACGGCGGCAGTACTGGGTGCCGGTCCTGGACGGCACCGAGCGGATCGGCGTGCTGAGCTGCGAACCCGCCGAGCCGGGCCCGGAGACGGAGGAGGTGCTGTCCGGCCTGGCCTCCCTCCTGGGGCTGCTGCTGGTCAGCAAGCGCGCCGTCAGCGACTCGCTCGCCCGGCTGTGCCGCACCCGGCCGATGACGGTCTCCGCGGAGATGCAGTGGACCCTGATGCCGCCGAAGACTTTCGCCAACCACCGCATGATGATCAGCGCAGCCATGGAGCCGGCCTACGAGATCGCCGGGGACGCCTTCGACTACGCCGAGGCCGACGGCACCGCCCACCTCGCCCTCTTCGACGCCATGGGCCACGACACCGCCGCGGGGCTGACCGCCAATCTGGCCGTGGCCGCCTGCCGCAGCGCGCGCCGTCAGGGTGCGGACCTGCCCCGGGTCCGCGAGATCATCGAGCACACCCTGATCGAGCAGTTCGGCCGCAGCCGTTACGCCACCGGCATCCTCGCCGACCTCGACCTCGGCACCGGGATGCTGAGCTGGATCAACTGCGGCCATCTGCCACCGGTGGTCATACGCGGCGGGCGCACGGCCACCGCCCTGCGCCGCCGGCCCACGCATCCGCTCGGCACCGGGCTGGGCCTGCCCGTCACCGTCTGCCGCGACCAGCTGGAGCCGGGTGACCGGCTGCTGCTCTACACCGACGGCATCACCGAGGCGCGCGGCGCCGGCGGTGAGGAGTTCGGCGTGCAGCGCTTCACGGACTTCATCATCCGCCACGAGGCCGACAAGCTGCCCGTTCCGGAGACCCTGCGCCGCCTGGTCCAGGCCGTCCTCGACTACCACGGCGGCACGATGCGGGACGACGCCACCGTCCTGGTCTGCGAGTGGCCCGGCGCGACCGCCGGCCACCTCCGGCCCTGA
- a CDS encoding restriction endonuclease — MAAPTRHTAPGHHEPGPEPGRPLGVRQWASSLGLLIVLVCGIGLALRQASQASPGHLATAALGTLVAVMAAVAVVRGRRRARTAARHPGLEEEIAAAEREAMPELLPDLHPGPGAEGVREAAPAPGPERCVEPGVEPCPEEARGAFDAMDADAFEQAVAALCERDGCRDVGVVGGANDLGADVVATAPDGRRIVIQCKRYCAGNKVGSQELQRFGGTCFTVHGADVAALVTTSSFTGPAVDYAAHTGIRWIDGAALAAWADRSGPAPWE; from the coding sequence ATGGCCGCACCGACCCGGCACACCGCACCCGGCCACCACGAGCCCGGGCCCGAGCCCGGACGCCCGCTCGGGGTGCGCCAGTGGGCCTCCTCCCTCGGGCTGCTGATCGTCCTCGTCTGCGGGATCGGGCTGGCGCTGAGACAGGCGAGCCAGGCATCGCCCGGGCACCTGGCGACCGCGGCGCTCGGGACGCTGGTGGCCGTCATGGCCGCGGTCGCCGTGGTGCGCGGCCGCCGGCGGGCGCGGACCGCAGCCCGGCACCCGGGGCTGGAGGAGGAGATCGCCGCCGCCGAACGCGAGGCGATGCCGGAACTCCTGCCCGACCTGCATCCGGGGCCGGGCGCGGAAGGCGTCCGGGAGGCCGCCCCGGCCCCCGGCCCGGAGCGGTGCGTGGAGCCGGGCGTGGAGCCCTGCCCGGAGGAGGCCCGCGGCGCCTTCGACGCCATGGACGCCGACGCGTTCGAGCAGGCGGTGGCGGCGCTGTGCGAGCGCGACGGCTGCCGGGACGTCGGCGTGGTGGGCGGGGCCAACGACCTGGGCGCGGATGTGGTGGCCACCGCCCCGGACGGCCGGCGGATCGTCATCCAGTGCAAGCGCTACTGCGCGGGCAACAAGGTGGGATCCCAGGAACTGCAGCGGTTCGGCGGCACCTGCTTCACCGTCCACGGGGCCGATGTCGCCGCGCTCGTCACCACCAGCTCGTTCACCGGACCCGCGGTCGACTACGCCGCGCACACGGGCATCCGCTGGATCGACGGAGCCGCCCTGGCCGCGTGGGCGGACCGCAGCGGCCCGGCCCCGTGGGAGTGA
- a CDS encoding ABC transporter ATP-binding protein, translating into MTELRISALSKFYDGGTPVLDGLHLTVPAGALAAVLGPSGCGKTTLLRIIAGFLRADAGTVEVAGRTVEGPGTHVAPERRRIGIVPQEGALFPHLSVARNVAFGLPGKDRGERRRRTEEMLGLVGLAGYGDRMPHELSGGQQQRVALARALAPRPELVLLDEPFNALDSALRTEVRADVRAALRATGATAVLVTHDQQEALSTADLVAVVRNGTVAQCGTPQEVYRHPADLWVAGFVGEAVTLPGTARDGAAVTALGRIPVTAPPGDGGAVNGSREGTVLLRPEQLRLTEAAAAETLGTVLDVSYFGHDAMVTVVVEGLDSPVDIRVAGPVTVRPGERTGIGVTGEAALHG; encoded by the coding sequence ATGACCGAACTGCGCATCTCCGCCCTGTCGAAGTTCTACGACGGCGGCACCCCCGTGCTCGACGGCCTCCATCTCACCGTGCCCGCCGGGGCCCTGGCCGCCGTGCTCGGCCCCTCCGGCTGCGGCAAGACGACGCTGCTGCGGATCATCGCCGGCTTCCTCCGCGCGGACGCGGGCACCGTCGAGGTGGCCGGCCGCACGGTCGAGGGCCCCGGTACGCATGTGGCGCCCGAGCGGCGCCGGATCGGCATCGTCCCGCAGGAGGGCGCGCTCTTCCCGCATCTCAGCGTGGCCCGCAACGTGGCCTTCGGCCTGCCCGGCAAGGACCGCGGGGAGCGCCGCCGCCGCACCGAGGAGATGCTCGGCCTGGTCGGCCTGGCCGGCTACGGGGACCGGATGCCGCACGAGCTCTCCGGAGGCCAGCAGCAGCGGGTGGCGCTGGCCCGGGCCCTCGCCCCGCGGCCGGAACTGGTGCTGCTGGACGAGCCGTTCAACGCCCTCGACAGCGCCCTGCGCACGGAGGTCCGGGCCGATGTCCGGGCCGCGCTGCGCGCCACCGGCGCCACCGCGGTCCTGGTCACCCACGACCAGCAGGAGGCCCTGTCCACCGCCGACCTGGTGGCCGTCGTACGGAACGGGACGGTCGCCCAGTGCGGCACCCCGCAGGAGGTCTACCGCCACCCCGCCGACCTGTGGGTCGCGGGCTTCGTGGGGGAGGCCGTGACCCTCCCCGGCACGGCGCGCGACGGCGCGGCCGTCACCGCCCTGGGCCGGATACCCGTCACCGCGCCCCCCGGGGACGGCGGAGCGGTGAACGGCTCGCGGGAGGGGACCGTGCTGCTGCGGCCGGAACAGCTGCGGCTCACCGAGGCGGCGGCCGCGGAGACCCTCGGCACGGTGCTCGACGTGAGCTACTTCGGGCACGACGCGATGGTCACGGTCGTGGTGGAAGGACTCGACAGCCCCGTGGACATCCGGGTCGCCGGACCGGTGACCGTCCGGCCCGGCGAGCGGACGGGGATCGGCGTGACCGGCGAGGCGGCGCTCCACGGCTGA
- a CDS encoding ABC transporter permease has translation MALAGVASVFALLPLGYLAVRALERGPGYAWELVATERTASLLGRSLGLTAVVVAACLVLGVSLAWLTVRTDLPGARFWSVLVTLPLAVPSYVAAFTWLSAAPGLAGFTGAALALTLVSFPYVYLPVTAALRATDPAQEEASRSLGLGPVRTFLRVTLPQLRPAAAGGGLLVALYVLSDFGAVSLMRYDTFTRAIHTSYRASFDRTPAAALSVVLVVMTVLLVAAEARTRGRAGHARTGTGTARPALPAALGRWRAPALAWCGAVTALAVVLPLGTLGYWLAAGSSATWDPARLAQTAWATLGVAAAGAALTTVLALPVGVIAARHRGRAARLLEQTAYAGHALPGITVALALVFLAVRYAHPLYQELPLLVAAYAVLFLPVAVAATRAAVLQAPPVLEDVARSLGRSPLRALREVTVPLAAPGVAAGAALTFVVCMKELPATLLLRPTGMDTLATRLWTETGAGAFAAAAPYAAALILLAAVPSYLLGRHRT, from the coding sequence ATGGCCCTGGCGGGCGTCGCCTCGGTCTTCGCGCTGCTGCCGCTCGGCTACCTCGCCGTCCGCGCCCTGGAACGCGGCCCCGGCTACGCCTGGGAGCTCGTCGCGACGGAGCGCACCGCCTCGCTCCTCGGCCGGAGCCTGGGGCTCACCGCCGTGGTCGTCGCCGCCTGCCTGGTGCTCGGCGTCTCCCTGGCCTGGCTCACCGTGCGCACCGACCTGCCCGGTGCCCGGTTCTGGTCGGTCCTGGTGACCCTGCCGCTGGCGGTGCCCAGCTACGTGGCCGCGTTCACCTGGCTGTCCGCCGCCCCCGGTCTGGCCGGATTCACCGGGGCCGCCCTGGCGCTGACCCTGGTCAGCTTCCCCTACGTCTACCTGCCGGTGACCGCCGCCCTGCGCGCCACCGACCCCGCGCAGGAGGAGGCCTCACGCTCCCTCGGGCTCGGGCCGGTCCGCACCTTCCTGCGGGTCACCCTCCCGCAGCTCCGCCCCGCCGCCGCGGGCGGCGGGCTGCTGGTCGCGCTCTACGTGCTCTCCGACTTCGGCGCCGTCTCCCTGATGCGGTACGACACCTTCACGCGCGCCATCCACACCTCCTACCGCGCCAGCTTCGACCGCACCCCGGCGGCCGCCCTCAGCGTCGTCCTCGTGGTGATGACCGTGCTCCTCGTCGCGGCCGAGGCCCGCACCCGGGGCCGCGCCGGGCACGCCCGCACCGGCACCGGCACCGCGCGCCCCGCCCTGCCCGCGGCCCTGGGCCGCTGGCGGGCCCCCGCCCTGGCCTGGTGCGGCGCGGTGACCGCCCTGGCCGTCGTCCTCCCGCTGGGCACCCTCGGCTACTGGCTGGCCGCCGGCTCCTCCGCGACCTGGGACCCCGCCCGGCTCGCCCAGACCGCCTGGGCCACGCTCGGCGTCGCCGCCGCCGGGGCCGCGCTCACCACCGTGCTGGCGCTGCCGGTCGGCGTGATCGCCGCCCGCCACCGGGGGCGCGCCGCCCGGCTCCTGGAGCAGACGGCCTACGCCGGGCACGCGCTGCCCGGCATCACCGTGGCGCTGGCCCTCGTCTTCCTCGCCGTACGCTACGCCCACCCGCTCTACCAGGAACTCCCGTTGCTGGTCGCCGCGTACGCGGTGCTCTTCCTCCCTGTCGCGGTGGCCGCCACGCGTGCCGCCGTCCTCCAGGCCCCGCCCGTGCTGGAGGACGTGGCCCGCTCCCTCGGCCGCTCACCGCTGCGGGCGCTGCGGGAGGTCACCGTTCCGCTCGCCGCGCCCGGGGTGGCCGCCGGGGCGGCGCTGACCTTCGTGGTGTGCATGAAGGAACTCCCCGCGACCCTGCTGCTCCGCCCCACCGGCATGGACACCCTGGCCACCCGCCTGTGGACCGAGACCGGTGCCGGCGCGTTCGCCGCCGCCGCCCCGTACGCCGCCGCGCTGATCCTCCTCGCGGCCGTCCCCTCGTATCTGCTCGGGAGGCACCGCACATGA